A genomic stretch from Sinorhizobium terangae includes:
- a CDS encoding 3-ketoacyl-ACP reductase, translating to MTDKARPVAVVTGGRRGIGRGIARALAAGGFDIAITGIGDADGVAPVLAALRTLGARAIFLQADLADLATHQATVDSVMEAFGSIDCLVNNAGIASVVRGDFLDLEPENFDTIVGINLRGTVFFTQAVLKAMLATQPIAPRSIINITSVSAAMTSPERLDYCMSKAGLAAFSQGLALRLAETGISVFEVRPGIIRSDMTASVSGKYDALIADGLVPMRRWGEPDDIGKIVAGLAGGQFGFATGSVIQADGGLSISRL from the coding sequence ATGACGGACAAGGCACGTCCCGTTGCGGTTGTCACCGGCGGCCGGCGCGGCATTGGGCGTGGCATCGCTCGCGCGCTCGCGGCAGGCGGTTTCGACATCGCCATCACGGGCATCGGTGATGCCGATGGTGTAGCACCCGTACTCGCCGCGCTCCGTACTCTCGGTGCCCGCGCGATCTTTCTTCAGGCGGATCTTGCCGACCTCGCCACCCACCAGGCGACCGTGGACTCGGTCATGGAGGCGTTCGGCAGCATCGATTGCCTCGTCAACAATGCCGGGATCGCGTCCGTCGTGCGCGGCGATTTCCTCGACCTGGAGCCTGAGAATTTCGACACGATCGTCGGCATCAACCTGCGCGGCACGGTTTTCTTCACCCAGGCGGTCCTGAAGGCGATGCTGGCCACGCAGCCCATTGCGCCCCGCTCGATCATCAACATCACCTCGGTCTCCGCGGCGATGACATCGCCGGAGCGGCTCGACTATTGCATGAGCAAGGCGGGGCTCGCGGCCTTCAGCCAGGGACTGGCGTTGAGGCTCGCCGAGACCGGTATCTCGGTCTTCGAAGTTCGGCCCGGCATCATTCGCTCGGACATGACCGCGAGCGTTTCCGGCAAATACGACGCGCTGATTGCGGACGGGCTGGTGCCTATGCGGCGATGGGGAGAGCCGGACGACATCGGCAAGATCGTCGCCGGGCTTGCCGGCGGGCAGTTCGGTTTCGCCACGGGGTCGGTCATCCAGGCCGATGGAGGACTGTCGATCAGC